DNA from Nitrospira sp.:
GGAATGACCCCGGCCGTATTGATCTTCAATGGAATGTGCGTGCTCTGTCCTCCATAAACCCGTCGCCCGATCACCCGCTTTGCATATTGCACTGGAATTTTCCGGCGCCCGCTTTCCAAAAAAACAATGGCGGCGACCACGCCGATCATCAAAAGAGTCAATCCAATCAATAAAAACGCATTGAGCTGACCGATTTCGTACAGATTGTAGGTCTGCGCCACGGCCGCAGGCAGCCTGGCGACAATCCCGGCAAAAATGATTAAAGAGATTCCATTGCCGATCCCTCGCTCAGTGATCTGTTCGCCGAGCCACATCAGGAACCCCGTGCCGGCCGTCAAGGTGATGACCGTCATGAGACGAAATCCCCATCCCGCATTGAGCACGAACGCTCCCTGATTCATTTGTTCCAATCCAACCGCAATACCAAACCCCTGAATCAGGGCAATACCGATCGTCCCGAACCGGGTATATTGAATAATCTTCTTCCGACCTCGTTCGCCCTCCTTGGCCAATTTGGTCAAATGCGGGATGACGACTGTCAACAATTGGAGGATGATCGATGCGCTGATGTAGGGCATAATGCCCAGCGCAAAGATCGTCAGGCGGGATAATGAACCGCCTGAGAAAATATCGAGGAAGCCCAACAAGGCCCCCCCCTGTTTTTGCAAAAACTCTGAAAGGGCTTCACCGTTGATACCAGGGGTCGGGATGTGAGACCCGATCCGATACACCACAAGCATGCCGAGCGTAAAGAGCACACGAGTACGCAGCTCGGGGATCTTGAAGATATTCTGAAAACTGGTCAGGAGCCGTTCAAGCACCGCCGATGACCTCGACTCGCCCTCCGGCCGCTTGGATCTTGGCTTCAGCCGATTTACTGAACTTATGCGCCTGAACAACGAGCGATCTCTTCAACTCGCCATTGCCAAGAATTTTAATCGGCAACCTTTTTCGCTTCACTAGTCCGGCATCAACCATGGCTTGTGGCGTGACCGTCTCGTTGCCGGCCCACCGCTCAAAACTCTTAATGTTGACAATGGCATATTCCGTCCGTGCCGGGTTGGTAAACCCGAACTTGGGCAGCCGGCGTACCAAGGGCATCTGCCCGCCTTCAAATCCTGGACGTTTGCCACCCCCTGATCGAGCCAGCAGTCCCTTGTGACCTTTCGTGGCGGTCTTCCCGTGACCGGACCCAGGTCCACGTCCTATGCGTTTCCGTCGCTTCGTTGCTCCTTGTGCGGGAGTCAAATCATGGAGGTTCATGGATTTCCAACCTCAAGCAGATAACCGACTTTACGGATCATTCCTCGCACCTGAGGCGTGTCGGGATGGATAACCGTCTGTCGAATACGTCGAAGACCCAGACCGCGCAAGACAAGGCGATGCCGTTCAGGTGTTCCGATGGCGCTACGTCGCAATGTCACGCGCACAGTTTGAACATCATGATTGGGAGCTTTTGAAGTCTTTGCGGAGCCCATCAAACCGTAGCCCTTTCTCGCCCTTCGGCAACTGCTTGCCGACGAAAGCGAAGAACATCATCCAAGTTTCTCAATTGGGTAAGCCCATCTAGCGTCGCGCGAACCGCATTGAAGGGGTTTCCACGGCCTAACGTTTTTGCGATGACATTATGCGCACCGACTAACTCCACGACGGCACGAACCGCCCCCCCGGCAATGATTCCGGTACCGTCGACGGCCGGCTTAAGCAACACGTGCTCTCCCCCAAACAGACCATGCACCTCATGTGGGATGGTTCCGCCTTTCAGTGCGACGTGAACGAGGTGTTTCTTGGCTTGTTCTACGGCCTTTGAAATCGCAACCGGGACTTCAGCGGCTTTTCCCTTGCCTATCCCGACCCACCCATGGCCGTCACCGACCACAACAAGCGCACAGAAGTTGAACCGCTTTCCACCTTTCACCACTTTGGCAACGCGATTGATGAATACGACTTTATCCTTCAAGCTTAACTCATCGGGATTGACTCGCACGCTCTTACCCCGCAGTCCTAAGTTCAGTTACCGTTCGGCGCACAGATCACACGCTTCCTCTGCTCGCCTTGTCTCCAGACCGATCTAGAATTGCAAGCCCCCTTCACGCGACGCATCTGCAAGCGCCTTGATTCGGCCGTGATACATCCGGCCTCCTCGATCAAAAACCACAGTGCTTACCTGAGCGGCCTTGGCACGATCGGCGATCAATTTCCCTACCGCCTTGGCCGCTTCAATTCCACCGGTCGACTTGAGGGACTTCCGTAATGATTTATCGAGCGATGACGCAGCCGCCAGGGTGGCGCCTCGAATGTCATCGATTATTTGAGCATAAATATGGTTCGCGCTCCGAAATACGTTCAGGCGTGGTCGTTCTCCCGTCCCGGAAATCGTACGTCTCACTCGTCGGCGCCGTCGATCAAGCTGTTGAACTTTGTCTGCAGCATTCATGGCCAGTTCCTATTTCCCGGTCTTACCTTCTTTCTTGCGCAATGTCTCGCCCGCGTAGCGAACGCCCTTTTGTTTGTAGACGTCCGGCGACTTAATGGCCCGCAGATCAGCCGCCACCTGGCCCACCAGGCGCTTATCAACTCCCTTGATGTTGATGAGCGTTTGCTTGTCCACCTTCACATCGATGCTCGTCGGCACCTCATAGATCACTGGGTTGATATAGCCCACATTGAAACTTAATGTGCGACCCTGAATTTGGGTCTTGTAACCCACTCCGGTGATTTCAAGCGAACGTTCGTATCCCTTGGTGACTCCGTGGATCATGTTGCTCAATTCCGCACGGGTCAGCCCATGCAAGGCCCTCAATTTACGATCGTCATTCGATCGTCCAATAACCACTTGGCCATTATTGACGACAACGTCCACCCCTTGCACGAGCAACCAATCCAGCTTGCCTAATGGGCCTTTGACGGATACGGTTGATCCGGCAACCTTGACTTCTACTCCACCCGGAATTGCAATCGGCTTTTTTCCAATGCGGGACATGGTCTGTTATACCCTTTGATCGAGATCAACGCGACTCATCTGGTTACCATACCGAGCAAAGAACCTCACCCCCAAGACGACTCTTACGGGACTCCTGGTCGGTCATGACTCCTTTTGATGTAGAAAGGATAGACACACCGATCCCATTGCGGACTTTCCTGATATCCTGACTTCCGACATAGACGCGACGTCCCGGCTTGCTGACGCGCTCCAGCCCCGTGATCATCGGCTGCCCTTCGCCCACGTATCGAAGACGCACAGTCAGAACGGGATGCCCGTCATGAACGCCATCCTCGACCGCATCAACATAACCTTCCTTCCTCAAGATCTCCAAAATGGCACGCTTCAGCTTCGAGGTAGGAACCGTGACGGTTTCATAACGGCGTTGTGCGCCATTCTTTAAACGAACAAGAAGATCGCCGATCGGATCGGTAACCATGCTATATCCTTCTCTCCTCCATTGTCAGTCACCGGCGCGAGCACACCAGCTACCAGCTGGATTTTCGCACTCCGGGAATCTCTCCGCGCAGAGTCATCACCCGAAAACAAATTCGGCACATCCGAAACCGACGGAGATATCCGCGAACCCGACCACACACTCCACACCGATGATAGTCCCGCGTGGAGAACTTTTGTTTCGTCGCCGCCTTATTTCTCAGTGCCAATCGTGACACACGCACTCCTTCCGTTCAAACAGACGCTGTTGATCCATGCCGCTTTCACGCGCGGAACGGCATACCCAGGTGCTTCAAAAGAGCCTTCCCTTCGTCGTTCGTCCTGGCTGTGGTCACAACCGTAATGTCCATTCCATGGATCGAGGCCACCTCATCGTACTTGATTTCAGGGAAGATGAGCTGCTCTTTTAGACCAAGGGTATAGTTCCCCCGACCATCAAAGGCCTTGGGAGAGACACCGCGAAAGTCTCGTATTCGAGGAAGCGCCAACGTCACTAGTCGATCGAAAAACTCATACATCCTCCGGCTACGAAGCGTCACCTTCGCGCCGATGGGCAACCCTTGTCTGAGCTTGAATCCGGCGATGGCTTTTTTGGCTCGAGTCACGACCGGCTTTTGACCGGTGATCATTCCCAATTCCGTCACAGCACTCTCCAAGAGCTTTACATTCTGAATCGCCTCACCCATTCCGACGTTCAACACCACCCGCTCAAGCTTGGGAACCTGCATCACGTTCTTGTACCCAAACTCCTTCATGAGTGCGGGGACCACCTGCTGCACATATATGTCGCGAAGCCGTGGTCGGAACTTGGACTCCTCGCTTCCCTGGTCCAATTGCGGAGCCGGCTCTTGCTTTGATGATTTTCGCTCTGACGGCTTACTAGATCGGCTTTTCGGGTCCTTGGCCATTGCGTAACCTATTCCACAGTCTCGTTGGATTTCTTGCTAAAGCGCACGCGTCGCCCGTCTTCCAAAACTCGAATCCCGATTCGGGTAGGCTTGTGTGTGACTGGGCAGAGAAACATGACGTTGGAAACTTGAAGAGGTGCCTCTTTCTCCAGAATGCCCCCCTGCTTAGCCTTCTGGTTCGGCTTTGTGTGTCGCTTGATGATATTCAGCTTCTCCACAACCACCTTCCCGGCACGCAGGTCGATCGACAAAACCTTTCCGGTCTTGCCTCGTTCACGGCCAGAAACCACCACGACTGTATCCCCTTTTCGGATTCTGCTTTTTCGGAGTACTTCCACGATGCCTCTCGTTCGTTCTGCCTTACAAAACTTCAGGTGCCAAAGAAATGATCTTCATGAATTTCTTCCAGCGGAGCTCGCGGGCAACGGGACCGAAGATACGCGTTCCAATCGGCTCACCCTCTTTGTTGATTAAGACGCACGCGTTTCGATCAAACTTAATATAGGACCCGTCTTCACGACGAACCTCCTTGGTCGTTCGGACAATGACGGCCCGACTCACATCCCCCTTCTTGACACTGGCCTGAGGGATCGCCTCCTTGACCGCCACCACCACGACATCTCCGAGCGACGCATAACGCCGTCTCGTCCCTCCGAAAACATGAAAACACATGGCCTGTTTCGCACCCGAATTATCGGCCACATCCATATAGGTGTAGTTCTGAATCATCGCTCTATTCCTACCCGCGACAAAAAACTGAGGACCATAAGAAATACTGCTGCTTACTTTTCAGGTTGACCCTTTTCCATGACTTGAACAACGCGCCAGTTCTTTTGCTTGCTCAAAGGCCTGGTCTGCACGAGCTTGACCCGATCTCCCACTTTACACGCGCCACTTTCATCGTGGGCCTTCAGTCTGGTCACCCGCTTGAGAACCTTCTTATAGACCGGATGCACGACCGATCTCGAAACCACGACGACGACCGTCTTTTGCATCTTGTTACTGACGACATCGCCATACCAATGGCGACGCTTTACCACCTCAGCCATAGAGTCCCCTACCTTTTAGCGCCCTCTGATCGAGCCTTCACTTGCTGGAGAACAGTCTTCACCCGCGCAATATCCCGCTTAGTTTTCCGGATTTGCATGGGATTATCGAGCCGACCGGAACCGAACTGAAAACGGAGATTGAACAGCTCTTGCACAAGTTGCCGTTCTTTGTCTACAAGTTCACCTGCCCCCAGCTGCTGGAGTTCTTTGACGTCCAACGCCATATCCCCTGCTCCTCTTCAGATCCCCCAAAACCTACCCAAACTCTCCACGAATGACCAACTTCGTTGCAATGGGTAATTTGTGTGATGCAAGCCGAAAAGCTTCTCGAGCCGTTTCCGGAGTGACTCCGTCCATCTCATAAAGAATCCTGCCGGGCTTCACGACAGCAACCCAGTATTCAGGATTGCCCTTTCCCTTGCCCATTCGAGTTTCCGCCGGCTTTTTGGTGATCGGCTTATCGGGGAAAATACGCGTCCATACCTGCCCTCCCCGCTTCACATACCGAGTAATAGCAATGCGCGCAGCCTCAATTTGTCTGCTGGTCACCCATCCTGGCTCCAATGCCTTCAGACCAAACTCTCCCAGGGTAATCTGCCCCCCACGATAGGCCTTCCCCGTCATCCGGCCTTTCTGCATTTTTCTGAATTTGACTTTCTTAGGCGCTAACACGGCTCGATCTCCTCACCCAAACCGTCGATCTAAAGATGATTCGGCTTTGATAGGCTGAACAGGAAGAAGCTCTCCTTTGTAGATCCAGGTCTTCACCCCGATCTGCCCCATGGTCGTATGCGCTTCAGCAAATCCATAATCTATTTCGGCGCGAAGCGTATGCAGCGGCACACGCCCTTCTCGATACCACTCCGTCCTGGCGATTTCGGCGCCACCCAGGCGACCGGCCACCATGATCTTGATTCCCTGGGCACCAAGCCTTAGGGCAGACTGAACGCTTCGCTTCATAGCCCTCCGAAAGGCTACGCGCTTCTCCAGCTGAGTCGCGACATTTTCGCTGACCAGCTGTGCATCAAGCTCAGGCTTCTTGATTTCCTTGACCGTGATGTAGACCTGCCCTCCGTACTGTCTTTCAAGGTCGGTCTTCAACTTATCGACCTCAGCTCCCTTGCGTCCGATGATGATACCGGGGCGAGCTGTATGAATGATCACCCTGGTTTGATCGCCGGAGCGCTCGATTTCGACTTTCGATACGCCGGCATGATACAGCCGGCCCTTGACCATTTTCCTAATCTTGACGTCCTGATGGAGCAGCTTGGCGTAATCCTTTCCCGCATACCAGCGAGAACTCCAGGTATAGTTGTAGCCCAGTCGATAACCGATCGGATGTGTTTTTTGACCCATGCGTTGTATGCCTCAATAGAGAGAAGTGAGCTATTTCCTCTTGTCCTGAGTTTCGGGTGTCGTCACGACGACTGTAATGTGGCTCGTGCGTTTTTGAATTGCATTAGCTCGCCCCATCGACCTGGCACGCACACGCTTATATGTCGGACCGCAATCGACGAACGCCTTGGAGATCACCATGGATTCGCTGTCGCCCATTTCTTTCTGCTCGGCGTTTGCCACAGCGGAACGGACGATCTTTTCAACCACCCGCGCAGCATGACGGGGCGTGTGCTTCAGGATGGCCAGAGCCATGGGCACCTGCCTTCCGCGAATCATATCGATCACCGGCTTGGCCTTGCGCGGCGCAACACGAACAAACCTCAGAATTGCATGTGCTTCAGTCATTTTCAAAACCCTGTTACCGAACAATTCCCCATGATCGATAGCGCCACGCTTTGCGTTGGCACTCGATAAACTCATCCACTAATTTTATCTACTTCAAGGCGACGGCTTTTTCGGTCTTGGCCTGGCCATGTCCCTTGAAAAACCGAGTCGGTGCAAACTCACCCAGTTTATGACCGACCATGTTCTCGGTCACGAACACGGGGATGAATTTCTTCCCGTTATGGACCGCAAACGTATGGCCGATCATGTCGGGAACGACTGTCGATCGTCGCGACCACGTCTTGATCAACTTGCGGTCCTTCGTCTCATTCATCTGTTCGACTTTTTTGAGAAGATGACCGTCGACAAACGCTCCTTTGCTTACCGATCTAGGCATTGCGAACTCCTGACTTACGTCGAGCAATAATGAACTTGTCCGTCTTCTTATTCTGCCTGGTCTTGTAGCCCTTGGTCGGAAGACCCCATGGAGAGACGGGGTGCGGGTTTCCTTGCCCTGACTTTCCTTCGCCGCCGCCATGCGGATGGTCGACAGGGTTCATGACGACCCCTCGCACATGTGGTCTTTTTCCTTTCCAACGACTCCGCCCAGCCTTTCCAACGCTGACGTTCTCGTGATCGACGTTTCCGACTTGTCCGACGGTCGCCATACAGATTCCCAAGATTCTGCGCATTTCTCCGGATTTCAGGCGCACCTGCACATAATCGCCGTCACGCCCCATGACCTGCGCGAAGCCGCCGGCGCTTCGGATCAACTGGCCTCCCTTTCCAGCCTTCAATTCAAGATTGTGGATGGTCGTACCAAGAGGCATATGCACCAAGGGAAGTGCATTTCCCGGTCGGATCTCCACCTGCGGACCTGATTGTATTTCATCGTTCAGGCCCAGCCCGACGGGAGCCAAGATATACCGCTTCTCCCCGTCCCGATACTTCAAGAGTGCGATTCTCGCGGATCGGTTTGGATCGTATTCAATCGCTTCCACCCTCGCCGAAACCCCGACTTTATCGCGCAAGAAATCGATCTTACGATAGAGGCGCTTGTGTCCTCCGCCACGAAACCGGACGGTCATCCGACCATCGTTGTTCCGCCCTCCACTCCGGAGATGAAAAGCAGTCAACGATTTCTCTGGCTTCTTGTTGGTTAATCCCTCGGTCACCACGGCCGTCATACCCCGGCGACCTGGAGACGTTGGCCGATACGATTTCAACCCCATGATGATACTCCCACCTTACCAAACTTCTCGAACCGACAGACTATCAGACTCCACTAGGCGCTTTCGTACATCTCCAACTTCTCCCCTTCCTTAAGGGTCACCAGCGCCTTCTTCCAATCGGAGCGCCTACCTGAGAACCGGCCGAGTCGCTTGATTTTTCCTCGGATATTCATGATGTTGATCTTCTCAACCTTGACTTTTAAGAGTGCCTCGACTGCCTGCCTGATTTGAATGCGATTCGCGTCAGGATGAACCACGAAACCGACCGTATTCGTTTTTTCGCGGAGTCCGGTAATCTTCTCCGTCAATAGCGGTCGAATCAAGACCCTGTGGCTATCAACTTTCATGACCATACCTCGCTCACAGGACCGAGTTCTCGCTCAGCGATCATGATCACTTGGGCACGAACAACGTCGTACACGTTCAACTGTTCGGCACTGAGCACTTTCACTGCAGTCAAATTGCCTGCAGCCTTCAAGATATCCGACTGTTCTTTCCCGACGATCACCAGCGTGTGATCACCCCCAGTGAATTGCTTTAACGCTTGGGCTAATAACTTCGTCCTGGGCTGTTGCAGAGAAAGATCCGACACGACAAACAATTTGTTCTCCGCCACTTTAGCCGATAAGGCGCTCTGCAGCGCAATACGATACTTTTTCTTCGGCATGGAATAGGCGTAGCTCCGAGGCTTCGGTCCAAAAACACTCCCTCCATGACGCCAGACGGGAGAGCGAAGCGACCCAGCCCGTGCACGTCCCGTATGCTTTTGTTTCCACGGTTTTTTCCCAGACCCGCTCACTTCACCTCGCCGCAACGTAGAGGCCGTCCCCCTGCGTTCACAGGCGCGTTGCATGACGACCGCTTCATGTACCAACGCCAGACGAGGCTCACTGCCGAATACTTGCGGGGATAAATCGACCGTACCCACCTTCTTTTTCTGTAAATCAATTAGATCGATAGTAGGCATGCTAGCTCTTCTTCGACTTTCGCACGACAACGACACCATTAGTGGCCCCAGGAACGGCCCCGCGGACAAAGAGCAGATTTTCTTCGGGTCGTGACTCGATGACTTTCAACCGCTGGACCGTGACCCGCTCCGATCCCATATGACCTGGCAGGGTCTTCCCTTTCCACACGCGAGAGGGAAACGAACTTGCACCGATCGAACCTGGCGCCCGATGAAACATGGACCCATGCGACTCAGGGCCACCCGCATAGTGATGTCGCTTGACGACACCTTGGAATCCTTTACCCTTCGATACGCCGATCACATCGACCCAGTCGCCCTTCTTGAACAGACTCACCGTGACTAACCGGCCAACCGTCGGCTCCCCGTCCTTTCTAAACTCGCGCAACACACGACTGGGAGGCGCTTGATTTTTCTTCAGATGACCCAATTCCGACTTCGATAGCTTGCGTTCTTTGACTTCGCCGAATGACAGCTGAACCGCTTCGTACTGATCCCTCTCCTTAGTCCTCACCGTCACGACGCGGCACGGACCCGCCTCAATCACCGTCACCGGCGTCAAGCGACTCTCATCGAAAACTTGAGTCATTCCCAGCTTTTTCCCAATCAGTCCGTTTGTCATATCCATCCAGTACCGAGTGCTGCGTCCTGAGTGCTCAGATTTAAAACTCAGCACTCAGGGCTCAAAACTCACAACTTTATTTCTACATCCACCCCCGCCGCCAAATTCAGCTTCATCAACGAATCCATCGTCTCAGGCGTGGGTTCCATTATATCGAGCAATCGCTTGTGCGTACGCATCTCAAATTGCTCACGAGATTTTTTGTCGGCGTGCGTCGATCGCTGAACGGTAATCTTCTCAATTCTCGTAGGAAGTGGAATCGGACCGACTACTCTGGCTCCACTGCGTCGAACGGTTTCGACAATTTCAGATACCGATTGATCCAACACTCGGTAGTCAAAACCCCGCAATCTGATTCTGATCCGCTGATCGACTTTCACTTCATTACTCCTAAGCTGTCAATCGACAGGTTTGAGCCTTACGCCAGAATCTCCGTGACGACACCCGAGCCGACCGTCTTGCCGCCCTCGCGCACGGCAAACCGCAACCCCTGATCCATCGCGATCGGACTGATCAACTCCGCCGTCACACTCACGTTGTCCCCCGGCATCACCATCTCGACCCCCGGATTCAGCTGCACGACCCCCGTGACATCGGTGGTCCGGAAGTAAAACTGCGGCCGATACCCGTTGAAGAACGGCGTATGCCGCC
Protein-coding regions in this window:
- the secY gene encoding preprotein translocase subunit SecY — its product is MLERLLTSFQNIFKIPELRTRVLFTLGMLVVYRIGSHIPTPGINGEALSEFLQKQGGALLGFLDIFSGGSLSRLTIFALGIMPYISASIILQLLTVVIPHLTKLAKEGERGRKKIIQYTRFGTIGIALIQGFGIAVGLEQMNQGAFVLNAGWGFRLMTVITLTAGTGFLMWLGEQITERGIGNGISLIIFAGIVARLPAAVAQTYNLYEIGQLNAFLLIGLTLLMIGVVAAIVFLESGRRKIPVQYAKRVIGRRVYGGQSTHIPLKINTAGVIPPIFASSIIAFPATIAGFFETPWVKSIGTQLAPGSLLYTLMYVGLIIFFCFFYTAVVLNPVDMADNMKKYGGFIPGIRPGQRTSDYIYNVLTKITFAGAIYLAIVCVIPEFLIYKLNVPFYFGGTSLLIVIGVGLDTAQQIESHMLMRNYEGFLGKGMAPLRGRSG
- the rplO gene encoding 50S ribosomal protein L15, whose protein sequence is MNLHDLTPAQGATKRRKRIGRGPGSGHGKTATKGHKGLLARSGGGKRPGFEGGQMPLVRRLPKFGFTNPARTEYAIVNIKSFERWAGNETVTPQAMVDAGLVKRKRLPIKILGNGELKRSLVVQAHKFSKSAEAKIQAAGGRVEVIGGA
- the rpmD gene encoding 50S ribosomal protein L30 yields the protein MGSAKTSKAPNHDVQTVRVTLRRSAIGTPERHRLVLRGLGLRRIRQTVIHPDTPQVRGMIRKVGYLLEVGNP
- the rpsE gene encoding 30S ribosomal protein S5 produces the protein MRVNPDELSLKDKVVFINRVAKVVKGGKRFNFCALVVVGDGHGWVGIGKGKAAEVPVAISKAVEQAKKHLVHVALKGGTIPHEVHGLFGGEHVLLKPAVDGTGIIAGGAVRAVVELVGAHNVIAKTLGRGNPFNAVRATLDGLTQLRNLDDVLRFRRQAVAEGRERATV
- the rplR gene encoding 50S ribosomal protein L18, with product MNAADKVQQLDRRRRRVRRTISGTGERPRLNVFRSANHIYAQIIDDIRGATLAAASSLDKSLRKSLKSTGGIEAAKAVGKLIADRAKAAQVSTVVFDRGGRMYHGRIKALADASREGGLQF
- the rplF gene encoding 50S ribosomal protein L6 → MSRIGKKPIAIPGGVEVKVAGSTVSVKGPLGKLDWLLVQGVDVVVNNGQVVIGRSNDDRKLRALHGLTRAELSNMIHGVTKGYERSLEITGVGYKTQIQGRTLSFNVGYINPVIYEVPTSIDVKVDKQTLINIKGVDKRLVGQVAADLRAIKSPDVYKQKGVRYAGETLRKKEGKTGK
- the rpsH gene encoding 30S ribosomal protein S8 gives rise to the protein MVTDPIGDLLVRLKNGAQRRYETVTVPTSKLKRAILEILRKEGYVDAVEDGVHDGHPVLTVRLRYVGEGQPMITGLERVSKPGRRVYVGSQDIRKVRNGIGVSILSTSKGVMTDQESRKSRLGGEVLCSVW
- a CDS encoding type Z 30S ribosomal protein S14, which codes for MSRLALRNKAATKQKFSTRDYHRCGVCGRVRGYLRRFRMCRICFRVMTLRGEIPGVRKSSW
- the rplE gene encoding 50S ribosomal protein L5, which translates into the protein MAKDPKSRSSKPSERKSSKQEPAPQLDQGSEESKFRPRLRDIYVQQVVPALMKEFGYKNVMQVPKLERVVLNVGMGEAIQNVKLLESAVTELGMITGQKPVVTRAKKAIAGFKLRQGLPIGAKVTLRSRRMYEFFDRLVTLALPRIRDFRGVSPKAFDGRGNYTLGLKEQLIFPEIKYDEVASIHGMDITVVTTARTNDEGKALLKHLGMPFRA
- the rplX gene encoding 50S ribosomal protein L24; amino-acid sequence: MEVLRKSRIRKGDTVVVVSGRERGKTGKVLSIDLRAGKVVVEKLNIIKRHTKPNQKAKQGGILEKEAPLQVSNVMFLCPVTHKPTRIGIRVLEDGRRVRFSKKSNETVE
- the rplN gene encoding 50S ribosomal protein L14, which encodes MIQNYTYMDVADNSGAKQAMCFHVFGGTRRRYASLGDVVVVAVKEAIPQASVKKGDVSRAVIVRTTKEVRREDGSYIKFDRNACVLINKEGEPIGTRIFGPVARELRWKKFMKIISLAPEVL
- the rpsQ gene encoding 30S ribosomal protein S17; translation: MAEVVKRRHWYGDVVSNKMQKTVVVVVSRSVVHPVYKKVLKRVTRLKAHDESGACKVGDRVKLVQTRPLSKQKNWRVVQVMEKGQPEK
- the rpmC gene encoding 50S ribosomal protein L29; translated protein: MDVKELQQLGAGELVDKERQLVQELFNLRFQFGSGRLDNPMQIRKTKRDIARVKTVLQQVKARSEGAKR
- the rplP gene encoding 50S ribosomal protein L16; this translates as MLAPKKVKFRKMQKGRMTGKAYRGGQITLGEFGLKALEPGWVTSRQIEAARIAITRYVKRGGQVWTRIFPDKPITKKPAETRMGKGKGNPEYWVAVVKPGRILYEMDGVTPETAREAFRLASHKLPIATKLVIRGEFG
- the rpsC gene encoding 30S ribosomal protein S3 yields the protein MGQKTHPIGYRLGYNYTWSSRWYAGKDYAKLLHQDVKIRKMVKGRLYHAGVSKVEIERSGDQTRVIIHTARPGIIIGRKGAEVDKLKTDLERQYGGQVYITVKEIKKPELDAQLVSENVATQLEKRVAFRRAMKRSVQSALRLGAQGIKIMVAGRLGGAEIARTEWYREGRVPLHTLRAEIDYGFAEAHTTMGQIGVKTWIYKGELLPVQPIKAESSLDRRFG
- the rplV gene encoding 50S ribosomal protein L22, with the translated sequence MTEAHAILRFVRVAPRKAKPVIDMIRGRQVPMALAILKHTPRHAARVVEKIVRSAVANAEQKEMGDSESMVISKAFVDCGPTYKRVRARSMGRANAIQKRTSHITVVVTTPETQDKRK
- the rpsS gene encoding 30S ribosomal protein S19 — protein: MPRSVSKGAFVDGHLLKKVEQMNETKDRKLIKTWSRRSTVVPDMIGHTFAVHNGKKFIPVFVTENMVGHKLGEFAPTRFFKGHGQAKTEKAVALK
- the rplB gene encoding 50S ribosomal protein L2, which encodes MGLKSYRPTSPGRRGMTAVVTEGLTNKKPEKSLTAFHLRSGGRNNDGRMTVRFRGGGHKRLYRKIDFLRDKVGVSARVEAIEYDPNRSARIALLKYRDGEKRYILAPVGLGLNDEIQSGPQVEIRPGNALPLVHMPLGTTIHNLELKAGKGGQLIRSAGGFAQVMGRDGDYVQVRLKSGEMRRILGICMATVGQVGNVDHENVSVGKAGRSRWKGKRPHVRGVVMNPVDHPHGGGEGKSGQGNPHPVSPWGLPTKGYKTRQNKKTDKFIIARRKSGVRNA
- a CDS encoding 50S ribosomal protein L23, with the protein product MKVDSHRVLIRPLLTEKITGLREKTNTVGFVVHPDANRIQIRQAVEALLKVKVEKINIMNIRGKIKRLGRFSGRRSDWKKALVTLKEGEKLEMYESA
- the rplD gene encoding 50S ribosomal protein L4, whose product is MPTIDLIDLQKKKVGTVDLSPQVFGSEPRLALVHEAVVMQRACERRGTASTLRRGEVSGSGKKPWKQKHTGRARAGSLRSPVWRHGGSVFGPKPRSYAYSMPKKKYRIALQSALSAKVAENKLFVVSDLSLQQPRTKLLAQALKQFTGGDHTLVIVGKEQSDILKAAGNLTAVKVLSAEQLNVYDVVRAQVIMIAERELGPVSEVWS
- the rplC gene encoding 50S ribosomal protein L3, which translates into the protein MTNGLIGKKLGMTQVFDESRLTPVTVIEAGPCRVVTVRTKERDQYEAVQLSFGEVKERKLSKSELGHLKKNQAPPSRVLREFRKDGEPTVGRLVTVSLFKKGDWVDVIGVSKGKGFQGVVKRHHYAGGPESHGSMFHRAPGSIGASSFPSRVWKGKTLPGHMGSERVTVQRLKVIESRPEENLLFVRGAVPGATNGVVVVRKSKKS
- the rpsJ gene encoding 30S ribosomal protein S10, which encodes MKVDQRIRIRLRGFDYRVLDQSVSEIVETVRRSGARVVGPIPLPTRIEKITVQRSTHADKKSREQFEMRTHKRLLDIMEPTPETMDSLMKLNLAAGVDVEIKL